From a region of the Brockia lithotrophica genome:
- a CDS encoding nucleotide sugar dehydrogenase produces MGDLHRTKEELLRKIRNRNAVVGVVGLGYVGLPLAVEIARVGFRVLGVERNPKRVDLVNSGKSYIDDVPTEKLAEVVREGRLEARVDFSRVPEMDVIVIAVPTPLTRNLVPDLQYVEGVTRELSSRLRPGQLVSLESTTYPGTTEEVMLPILERGSGLRVEEDFFLAHSPERVDPGNKNFTTKNTSKVVGGVGPASLEVASAFYAQVIDQVVPVSSAKAAELVKVYENTFRAVNIALVNELALLCDRMGLNVWEVLDAAFTKPFGIMPFYPGPGVGGHCIPIDPHYLEWKAKEFNFNTHFIALAGEINRKMPEFVLEKVRRILNDMRLAPSAARVLLLGVAYKKDVSDLRESPALDVLRLLRREGAQVAYHDPFVPELSWEGISLRSVPLTDEVLREHDLVVLTTDHTSVDYEFVRRHARKILDTRGVYRRSPSDNVVLL; encoded by the coding sequence ATGGGGGATTTGCACCGCACGAAGGAAGAGCTCCTTCGCAAGATCCGCAATCGAAATGCCGTCGTCGGGGTCGTAGGGTTGGGGTACGTAGGTCTTCCGCTGGCCGTGGAAATTGCCCGCGTAGGTTTTCGCGTCTTGGGAGTAGAGCGGAATCCCAAACGAGTCGATCTCGTGAATTCCGGGAAAAGCTACATCGACGATGTTCCTACGGAAAAACTTGCCGAAGTGGTCCGGGAGGGGCGGTTGGAAGCTCGCGTAGATTTTTCGCGCGTTCCCGAGATGGACGTAATCGTGATTGCCGTCCCCACCCCTCTCACCCGAAATCTCGTACCGGACTTGCAGTACGTAGAGGGTGTGACCCGCGAACTTTCTTCGCGGCTCCGCCCCGGACAGCTCGTAAGCCTCGAATCTACGACGTACCCCGGGACTACCGAGGAAGTCATGCTTCCCATCTTGGAACGTGGCTCCGGCCTTCGCGTCGAGGAGGACTTCTTCCTCGCGCACTCTCCGGAACGCGTTGATCCCGGGAACAAGAACTTCACCACAAAAAATACCTCTAAGGTCGTCGGCGGCGTTGGCCCGGCGTCGTTGGAGGTGGCCTCGGCCTTTTACGCCCAAGTGATCGATCAAGTCGTACCCGTATCGAGTGCGAAGGCGGCGGAACTCGTCAAGGTGTACGAGAACACGTTTCGCGCCGTAAACATCGCCCTCGTCAACGAACTCGCTCTGCTTTGCGACCGCATGGGGCTGAACGTGTGGGAGGTATTGGACGCGGCGTTTACCAAGCCGTTCGGGATCATGCCGTTTTACCCCGGCCCCGGAGTCGGGGGCCACTGCATCCCGATCGACCCCCACTACCTGGAGTGGAAGGCGAAGGAGTTCAACTTCAATACGCACTTCATCGCGCTGGCGGGCGAGATTAACCGCAAGATGCCCGAGTTCGTCCTCGAAAAGGTCCGGAGGATTCTGAACGACATGCGCCTCGCCCCTTCTGCCGCCCGCGTTCTCCTCTTGGGCGTTGCCTACAAGAAGGACGTTTCGGACTTGCGGGAAAGCCCCGCCCTCGACGTCCTCCGCCTTCTGAGGCGGGAGGGCGCTCAGGTGGCTTATCACGACCCGTTTGTTCCGGAACTTTCTTGGGAGGGGATCTCCCTCCGCAGTGTTCCGCTTACGGACGAGGTCCTTCGGGAACACGACCTCGTCGTTCTGACGACGGACCACACGAGTGTCGACTACGAGTTTGTGCGCAGACACGCACGTAAGATTTTGGATACGCGGGGCGTGTATCGGCGTTCGCCTTCGGACAACGTCGTCCTCTTGTGA
- a CDS encoding polysaccharide biosynthesis protein — MPRSFLKFSLDLLAWSAAALLSFWLRLEDPLPLYARPLLLYVLLGAVVGGLVIAALGLPRQAWNKAGLRDAFAVFRATALGTGFLFLIVGVGHPDLGIPRSIPLIHGVLALLFLGGLRVIVRMSEERSGRRALSGRERRVLIVGAGEAGTMIAREMLRHPETGLMPVGFLDDDPNKAGQRYLGLRVLGKLGDLPRVVRHTAAEEVLIAIPSAPGTVVRRVVDLARKAGVRYRIIPGIYDILADRVSVTQIREVDVEDLLRRDPVRLQVEEIAGYLEDKVILVTGAGGSIGSEIVRQVLPFRPKFLVLVGRGENSLYELEKRLEREYPSARWATIVADVRRKDKLISIFERFRPQVVFHAAAHKHVPLMELNPDEAIFNNVGGTKNLVEVSLSFGVERFVNISTDKAVNPTSIMGASKRVAEYIVTWAASRARPGQVFVSVRFGNVLGSRGSVIPLFKEQIRRGGPVTITHPDMVRYFMTIPEAAQLVLQAGGLGENGAVYVLDMGEPVRILDLAYDLIRLSGLEPHVDIDIVFTGKRPGEKLFEELLTAEEGTRATKHEKIFVARNTDVPPDFEEKLHALFEAARTGNGDAIRKALRELVPTYTPASFSGEDGKRLENGRETRRADGSGSSGGDLVVSQAQELLWPSRSATGGT, encoded by the coding sequence ATGCCTCGGAGTTTCCTGAAGTTTTCGCTCGATCTTTTGGCGTGGAGCGCGGCGGCGCTTCTCAGCTTTTGGCTCCGGTTGGAGGATCCCCTCCCCCTCTACGCACGCCCCTTGCTCCTGTACGTGCTCCTGGGGGCGGTTGTAGGCGGGCTCGTAATCGCCGCTCTCGGGTTGCCGCGGCAGGCTTGGAACAAGGCGGGTTTGCGGGATGCCTTTGCGGTGTTTCGGGCTACGGCCCTGGGGACCGGGTTCCTCTTTCTCATCGTCGGCGTCGGCCACCCCGATCTCGGAATACCCCGAAGCATTCCCCTCATCCACGGAGTTCTCGCCCTGCTCTTTCTCGGGGGGTTGCGCGTGATCGTCCGCATGTCCGAGGAACGGAGCGGTCGGCGGGCGCTTTCGGGAAGGGAACGCCGCGTCCTCATCGTAGGTGCCGGGGAAGCCGGAACGATGATCGCGCGGGAGATGCTCAGGCATCCGGAAACCGGGCTTATGCCCGTGGGCTTTCTCGACGATGATCCGAACAAAGCCGGACAAAGGTACCTAGGGCTCCGCGTTTTGGGAAAGCTGGGTGACCTTCCGCGAGTCGTACGGCACACGGCCGCAGAAGAGGTGCTCATCGCCATTCCGTCCGCCCCCGGCACGGTGGTCCGCCGGGTCGTAGACCTCGCCCGCAAGGCGGGCGTGCGCTACCGCATCATCCCCGGGATCTACGACATCCTTGCGGACCGCGTAAGCGTAACCCAAATCCGCGAGGTGGACGTGGAAGACCTCCTCCGGCGCGATCCTGTACGTCTCCAGGTAGAAGAAATCGCCGGCTACCTCGAAGACAAGGTGATTTTGGTTACGGGGGCCGGGGGCTCTATCGGGAGCGAGATCGTTCGGCAGGTGCTTCCGTTTCGCCCCAAATTTCTCGTGCTCGTGGGGCGGGGCGAAAACAGCCTGTACGAACTCGAGAAGCGCTTGGAGCGGGAGTATCCTTCCGCCCGGTGGGCGACGATCGTCGCGGACGTTCGTCGGAAGGACAAGCTGATTTCTATCTTCGAGCGTTTTCGCCCACAGGTGGTCTTTCACGCGGCCGCCCACAAGCACGTGCCGCTCATGGAACTCAACCCCGACGAGGCGATTTTCAACAACGTCGGGGGTACGAAGAACCTGGTGGAGGTCTCCCTGAGTTTCGGCGTCGAGCGGTTTGTCAACATCTCCACGGACAAGGCGGTCAACCCGACTTCGATCATGGGAGCGAGCAAGCGGGTTGCGGAGTACATCGTAACTTGGGCGGCGTCCCGCGCTCGACCTGGTCAGGTGTTCGTCTCCGTGCGCTTCGGCAACGTCTTGGGGAGCAGGGGGAGCGTGATTCCGCTCTTTAAGGAGCAAATCCGTCGGGGCGGTCCGGTGACGATCACCCACCCGGATATGGTTCGGTATTTCATGACCATTCCCGAAGCGGCCCAACTCGTCTTGCAGGCGGGCGGCCTGGGCGAAAACGGCGCCGTGTACGTCCTCGACATGGGAGAACCCGTCCGCATCCTCGACTTGGCGTACGACCTCATCCGCCTTTCCGGCCTGGAACCCCACGTGGACATCGACATCGTGTTCACCGGGAAACGGCCGGGAGAAAAGCTCTTCGAGGAACTCCTCACGGCAGAAGAGGGTACGCGTGCGACAAAACACGAAAAGATCTTTGTGGCCCGTAATACCGACGTTCCGCCCGACTTCGAGGAAAAGTTGCACGCGCTTTTCGAAGCGGCTCGGACGGGGAACGGAGACGCGATCCGCAAGGCCCTGCGCGAACTCGTGCCGACGTACACCCCCGCCTCGTTTTCCGGAGAAGACGGGAAGAGGTTGGAAAACGGTCGGGAAACGCGGAGGGCGGACGGTTCGGGTTCCTCTGGAGGCGATTTGGTCGTCTCCCAGGCCCAGGAGCTCCTGTGGCCTTCCCGGAGTGCGACGGGAGGGACGTGA
- a CDS encoding sugar transferase, with translation MRRSKRLFDIFWSALGLLLLLPVFLGIALAIKLDDGGPVFFRQQRIGYRGRPFTMWKFRTMVVDAERRGGPLTVGRDPRVTRVGYWLRKTKLDELPQLWNVLKGEMSLVGPRPEVPQYVALYTEEQRRVLELVPGITDPASIRFRHESELLARSPDPERTYVEVVMPEKIRLNLEYAERATVWSDFAVILHTFLALFRSSDMGPTVEPSDDRRSDLG, from the coding sequence GTGCGGCGATCGAAGCGCCTTTTTGACATCTTCTGGAGCGCGCTGGGCCTTCTTCTCCTCCTCCCCGTGTTTCTCGGAATCGCACTGGCGATCAAACTCGACGACGGAGGGCCTGTGTTTTTCCGCCAACAGCGCATCGGGTACCGGGGACGGCCGTTTACGATGTGGAAGTTCCGCACGATGGTCGTCGATGCGGAGCGAAGGGGAGGGCCCCTTACCGTGGGAAGGGACCCGAGGGTTACGCGCGTGGGGTACTGGTTGCGGAAGACCAAGCTCGACGAACTCCCGCAGCTTTGGAACGTACTTAAGGGCGAGATGAGCCTCGTGGGTCCGAGGCCGGAAGTTCCCCAGTACGTCGCCCTTTACACGGAAGAACAGCGGCGAGTTCTAGAACTCGTACCGGGAATTACCGACCCCGCTTCTATTCGCTTTCGCCACGAAAGCGAACTCCTCGCCCGTTCTCCGGATCCTGAAAGGACATATGTCGAGGTCGTCATGCCGGAAAAAATCCGCTTGAATTTGGAGTATGCCGAGCGCGCTACGGTATGGAGCGACTTTGCGGTAATCTTGCACACGTTTTTGGCCCTCTTTCGGTCTTCGGACATGGGTCCCACCGTCGAGCCCTCGGATGACAGGCGTTCCGATTTAGGGTAA
- a CDS encoding DegT/DnrJ/EryC1/StrS family aminotransferase, with the protein MRDSFLPFSPPLIGEEEIQEVVDTLRSEWITTGPKTKEFERRFQEFLGAPGALALNSCTAALHTALVTLGIGPGDEVITTPHTFAATANVIEHVGARPVFVDVEPDTLNIDPSRIEAALTPRTRAIMPVHFAGHPADLDPIREIAQAHGLALIEDAAHALPARYRGQMIGSSRNPVAFSFYATKNLTTAEGGMLTGTPDFLAKAAVLALHGMTRDAWKRYGKEGSWYYEVTVPGFKYNMTDIQASLGLHQLRKLPEFHRRRREIAARYTAAFSEREELVVPVERPDVEHAWHLYVLRLNLSALTIDRARFIEELKQRNIGTSVHFIPVHLHPYYREKYGYRPEDFPVSYENYLRSISLPLHPGLSDRDVDDVIEAVLDVVREFRR; encoded by the coding sequence GTGCGTGATTCGTTTCTTCCCTTTTCTCCTCCGCTCATCGGCGAAGAGGAGATCCAAGAGGTGGTGGACACGCTGCGGTCTGAGTGGATCACCACGGGCCCGAAAACCAAGGAATTCGAGCGCAGGTTTCAGGAATTCTTGGGGGCTCCCGGAGCCTTGGCGTTGAATTCCTGCACGGCAGCCCTTCACACGGCCCTCGTGACCTTAGGTATTGGTCCCGGAGACGAAGTGATCACCACCCCCCACACCTTTGCGGCAACGGCAAACGTGATCGAACACGTCGGAGCACGTCCTGTCTTCGTCGACGTAGAACCTGATACGTTGAACATCGATCCGTCGCGCATCGAGGCGGCCCTTACGCCGCGGACGCGCGCCATCATGCCCGTGCACTTCGCCGGACATCCGGCGGACCTCGATCCCATACGGGAGATCGCGCAAGCACACGGGCTCGCTCTCATCGAGGATGCGGCCCATGCCCTTCCGGCGCGCTATCGAGGGCAGATGATCGGGTCGAGCCGTAACCCCGTGGCGTTTAGCTTTTACGCGACCAAAAACCTCACGACCGCAGAAGGCGGGATGCTTACGGGCACACCGGACTTTTTGGCTAAGGCTGCCGTCCTCGCCTTGCACGGGATGACTCGGGACGCGTGGAAGCGGTACGGGAAGGAGGGGTCCTGGTACTACGAAGTAACCGTCCCCGGCTTTAAGTACAACATGACGGACATCCAGGCGTCCCTCGGGCTCCACCAGTTGAGAAAGCTGCCGGAATTTCACAGGCGCAGGCGGGAAATTGCCGCACGGTACACGGCGGCCTTTTCCGAACGTGAGGAGCTCGTCGTGCCCGTGGAGCGGCCGGACGTAGAACACGCGTGGCATCTCTACGTTCTCCGACTCAACCTTTCCGCTCTTACGATCGACCGAGCCCGGTTTATCGAAGAGCTCAAACAGAGGAATATTGGGACTTCCGTGCATTTCATTCCCGTTCACCTCCACCCATACTACCGCGAGAAGTACGGGTACCGTCCGGAGGATTTCCCGGTTTCCTACGAAAACTACCTGCGGAGCATCAGCCTTCCCCTTCATCCCGGCCTCAGCGACCGCGACGTGGACGACGTCATCGAGGCGGTCCTGGACGTCGTTCGCGAATTTCGGCGGTGA
- a CDS encoding glycosyltransferase family 4 protein, which yields MVLERNVYTEDGPTLRSMNIWIVNQYAGAPDQPGFTRHYSLARELIRRGHRVSIVATSFHHTLRKDTRLEPGEAWRYEEVEGVPFLWLRTPAYRGNSAARVWNMVSFGLSAVRRSRPEILGVPDVVLGSVPHPFIGLAAERLSRRYRVPFVLEVRDLWPDSLIDLGDVSPFHPFILWMRWAERYLYRKSTRILSILPYAHEHMVRQGAAREKIFWLPNGIDLTNVPSFLPPPEGETFTVMYAGSHGLANDLDRVLDAARLLQNEGGERAIRFVLVGDGPEKERLMEKARQMGLHNVEFRDPVPKREVFRVLAEADAFLLLLKEAPVFRFGASPNKLYDYMAMGRPVIFAVNSPYNPVQESRAGITVSDASPGALARAVRDLASLSREEREAMGRRARAYVEEHHSFPKLAERLEGILQEIVPLRNRP from the coding sequence ATGGTTTTGGAGAGGAACGTCTACACGGAGGACGGACCGACCTTGCGTTCGATGAACATCTGGATCGTAAACCAGTACGCCGGCGCTCCCGATCAACCCGGGTTTACCCGGCACTACAGCCTTGCGCGGGAGCTCATTCGTCGCGGACACCGCGTGAGCATCGTCGCGACAAGCTTCCACCACACCTTGCGAAAGGACACGCGCTTAGAACCGGGGGAAGCGTGGCGCTATGAGGAAGTTGAGGGCGTTCCCTTCCTCTGGCTTCGGACTCCCGCCTATCGGGGGAATTCCGCAGCGCGCGTTTGGAACATGGTGTCCTTCGGGCTTTCTGCCGTGCGCCGAAGCCGTCCGGAAATTTTAGGTGTTCCGGACGTCGTTTTGGGCTCCGTCCCCCATCCCTTTATCGGACTTGCCGCAGAACGCCTTTCCCGGAGGTACCGCGTTCCTTTCGTGCTCGAGGTTCGAGATCTTTGGCCAGATTCCCTCATCGATTTGGGAGACGTTTCTCCGTTCCATCCGTTCATCCTCTGGATGCGGTGGGCCGAACGTTACCTGTACCGGAAATCGACGCGTATCCTTTCCATACTTCCTTACGCCCATGAACACATGGTGCGCCAAGGTGCGGCACGGGAGAAGATTTTTTGGCTCCCCAACGGAATTGACCTTACGAACGTCCCATCCTTTCTCCCTCCGCCGGAAGGAGAGACCTTTACCGTGATGTACGCGGGGAGCCACGGCTTGGCCAACGATCTCGATCGCGTTCTCGACGCGGCCCGCCTCCTGCAAAACGAGGGGGGCGAAAGGGCAATCCGTTTCGTCCTCGTAGGAGACGGTCCGGAAAAGGAAAGGCTGATGGAGAAGGCCCGGCAAATGGGGCTTCACAACGTGGAGTTCCGTGACCCCGTTCCCAAACGCGAGGTCTTTCGCGTGTTGGCCGAGGCGGATGCGTTCCTCCTCCTTCTCAAGGAAGCTCCCGTATTTCGATTTGGCGCAAGCCCGAACAAGCTGTACGACTACATGGCGATGGGGCGACCGGTAATCTTTGCCGTAAATTCTCCGTACAACCCCGTCCAAGAGTCGCGTGCGGGAATTACGGTTTCGGACGCAAGTCCGGGTGCCTTGGCGAGGGCGGTGCGCGACCTCGCATCTCTCTCGCGGGAAGAACGGGAAGCCATGGGCAGGCGGGCACGCGCATACGTGGAAGAGCATCACAGCTTTCCGAAGCTGGCGGAGCGGTTGGAAGGGATTTTGCAAGAGATCGTCCCCCTTCGGAACCGTCCTTAG
- the wecB gene encoding non-hydrolyzing UDP-N-acetylglucosamine 2-epimerase, with translation MTKILTVVGARPQFIKASVVSRELRKLGETVREVLVHTGQHFDPYMSDVFFRELELPNPDYHLGIGGGTHGQNTGRMLEAVESVLFRERPDVVLVYGDTDSTLAGALAAAKLHIPVVHVEAGLRSFNRRMPEEINRVLTDHVSDLLFAPTEQAVENLRREGISGERVRLVGDVMYDAALWFAESVGGQEDILASYGIRPNAYALVTVHRAENTDRPERLLTIVQGFLRFAELMPVVWPLHPRTRKVFETFLEEDVFPQDVRGVIDREFLAELDASGAVVRRNVWWLRPVGYGEMIVLERNARFIATDSGGVQKEAFFYRVPCATLREETEWTELVELGWNRLCPPSSVDDLYACLTEAYQSRGREAFPYGRGDASRKIVQELLRRYG, from the coding sequence ATGACCAAGATCCTCACCGTAGTCGGCGCTCGCCCCCAGTTCATTAAAGCCTCCGTCGTTTCCCGCGAACTTCGGAAGCTCGGCGAAACCGTGAGAGAAGTCCTCGTCCACACGGGGCAGCATTTTGACCCCTATATGTCCGACGTGTTTTTCCGCGAACTGGAGCTTCCCAACCCCGACTACCATTTGGGAATCGGGGGTGGTACCCATGGCCAAAACACGGGGCGTATGCTGGAGGCCGTAGAAAGCGTGCTCTTTCGCGAACGCCCAGACGTCGTCCTCGTGTACGGGGATACGGACAGCACCTTGGCGGGAGCCCTCGCTGCGGCAAAGCTTCACATTCCCGTAGTTCACGTCGAAGCGGGACTTCGCTCGTTTAACCGACGCATGCCGGAGGAGATCAACCGTGTCCTTACGGACCACGTCTCCGACCTCCTCTTTGCCCCGACGGAGCAAGCCGTGGAAAACCTTAGGCGGGAGGGAATTTCGGGGGAGCGCGTTCGTCTCGTAGGAGATGTGATGTATGACGCGGCCTTGTGGTTTGCCGAGAGTGTAGGTGGGCAGGAAGACATCCTCGCTTCGTACGGCATCCGTCCGAACGCATACGCCTTGGTTACCGTTCATCGTGCGGAAAATACAGATCGTCCGGAACGGCTGTTGACCATCGTACAGGGGTTTCTCCGTTTTGCCGAACTCATGCCTGTCGTCTGGCCTCTTCATCCCCGGACGCGCAAGGTCTTCGAGACATTCCTTGAGGAGGATGTTTTTCCCCAGGACGTTCGTGGTGTGATCGACCGGGAGTTTTTGGCCGAGCTTGATGCATCGGGTGCGGTTGTCCGGAGAAACGTTTGGTGGCTCCGACCCGTAGGATACGGAGAAATGATCGTTTTGGAGCGGAACGCCCGTTTCATCGCTACGGATTCGGGCGGCGTACAAAAGGAGGCCTTCTTTTACCGCGTGCCGTGCGCTACACTACGGGAAGAAACCGAGTGGACCGAACTTGTCGAACTCGGTTGGAATCGGCTCTGCCCGCCGTCGAGCGTCGACGATTTGTACGCATGCCTCACAGAGGCATATCAAAGTCGCGGGCGCGAGGCCTTTCCGTACGGCAGAGGAGACGCTTCGCGGAAGATCGTACAAGAACTCCTTCGGCGGTACGGGTAG
- a CDS encoding tyrosine-protein phosphatase, translating into MVDLHTHLFPGLDDGAQDEDEFLRMAEAAVREGIRTVVGTPHHLNGVYVNPADRVLKAEGRARALLLEREIPLQIRAAQEVHLSVELFSAIDNDEILFLDGRKGRYLLLELPHRIPSDIDRWVYELRLRGIVPVLAHVERYAYFRERPQRLFALVEEGAVLQVTAGSFSGVFGEDVRTFALRLAEHGWVHLVASDAHRAFGRRGFHLAEANQILERILGPEEVAAMYTRAQEILSGREIFVEEGEPFSPPGKTEVFFTRLRSLFVRKR; encoded by the coding sequence GTGGTCGACCTTCACACCCACTTGTTTCCGGGTCTGGACGACGGAGCGCAGGACGAGGACGAATTCCTCCGTATGGCCGAAGCTGCCGTACGAGAGGGAATCCGGACGGTTGTCGGTACTCCTCACCACCTGAACGGAGTATACGTGAATCCCGCCGACAGGGTACTGAAGGCGGAGGGAAGAGCCCGTGCCCTTCTCTTGGAACGAGAAATTCCCCTTCAGATTCGCGCTGCGCAAGAAGTGCATTTGAGCGTAGAGCTCTTTTCGGCAATTGACAACGATGAGATCTTGTTTCTCGACGGGAGGAAGGGACGCTACCTCCTTCTCGAACTGCCTCATCGTATTCCTTCGGACATTGACCGGTGGGTATACGAACTTCGCCTTCGGGGAATCGTTCCAGTGCTTGCTCACGTGGAGCGATACGCTTATTTTCGCGAACGGCCCCAACGTCTCTTCGCTCTCGTCGAAGAGGGTGCGGTTCTGCAAGTTACGGCTGGCAGTTTTTCCGGGGTATTTGGAGAGGACGTGAGAACTTTCGCCCTACGGCTTGCGGAACACGGGTGGGTCCACCTCGTGGCCTCCGACGCCCATAGAGCGTTTGGTCGAAGAGGGTTTCACCTCGCGGAGGCCAACCAGATTCTCGAACGCATACTCGGGCCGGAGGAGGTTGCGGCTATGTACACGCGTGCCCAGGAAATCCTTTCCGGCCGAGAAATTTTCGTCGAGGAGGGAGAACCCTTCTCTCCGCCAGGGAAGACGGAGGTCTTCTTCACCCGCTTGAGGAGCTTGTTCGTCCGCAAACGGTAG
- a CDS encoding CpsD/CapB family tyrosine-protein kinase — MIGKIFHNRVSKDERHTQLVSWDDPTSPEAEAFRSLRTNLQFAAAARPYRSLLVTSTVPGEGKSLVTANLGVVFAQAGKKVLLVDADLRRPTLHRYLRTSNRVGLTNVLVGTYSLSPAIQELRIPGLSFLPSGPVPPNPGELLGSQAMQQLLGQLADRFDLVLVDTPPVLLMSDARLLAPSVDGALLVVRWKFAHRELVKKAVQLLRLTNTHIYGVIFNYVVNYEMNSYYGGYGYLK; from the coding sequence GTGATTGGCAAGATCTTTCATAACCGCGTATCCAAGGACGAGCGCCATACCCAGCTCGTAAGTTGGGACGATCCGACGTCTCCCGAGGCCGAAGCCTTTCGGAGCCTGCGTACGAATTTGCAGTTTGCGGCTGCGGCCCGGCCTTACCGATCGCTTCTCGTTACAAGCACTGTTCCGGGAGAGGGAAAGAGCCTCGTTACGGCCAATTTGGGCGTAGTTTTTGCGCAGGCCGGGAAGAAGGTTCTCCTCGTAGACGCCGATCTGCGGCGTCCTACGTTGCACAGGTACCTTCGGACGTCCAACCGCGTAGGGTTGACCAACGTCCTCGTAGGCACGTATTCCCTTTCTCCGGCAATCCAAGAGTTGCGCATTCCGGGACTTTCATTTTTGCCCTCGGGCCCCGTACCGCCAAACCCCGGCGAACTTTTGGGTTCGCAAGCCATGCAACAGCTCCTCGGGCAGCTTGCCGATCGGTTCGACCTCGTTTTGGTGGATACACCGCCGGTCTTGCTCATGAGCGACGCACGTCTTCTCGCCCCTTCCGTTGACGGGGCCCTCCTCGTCGTACGTTGGAAGTTTGCTCACCGTGAGCTCGTAAAAAAAGCGGTTCAGCTTTTGCGCCTAACGAATACCCATATTTACGGAGTAATTTTTAATTATGTGGTAAATTACGAGATGAATTCTTACTATGGTGGCTACGGGTATTTGAAATAG
- a CDS encoding YveK family protein — protein MSEELGLQDVVRVLRKRLIWIILLTIIGALIAYVFSAYFTTPVYSASTQLIVNPKQNENAPLTYSDLQISLNLIETYKEVLKSPRILEKVVQLTGYSKGVGELNKHVKVNTVKQSQVLSVTVEDTSPERAAVLANAIAKVFQQEIPKILRVDNVEILAEAYPPSSPVRPKVFLNTLVGGVIGLFAGILLAFLLEALDTTFREEKQIEEVLGLPVLGEVGIVSTAGRRKRPRGLAPTAMFQEEEKAKPKPGTSTSGSPPHEGRVEV, from the coding sequence TTGTCGGAGGAACTTGGCCTACAAGATGTCGTTCGGGTTTTGCGTAAACGGTTAATTTGGATTATTTTACTCACAATAATAGGAGCGCTTATTGCGTATGTTTTTAGTGCTTATTTTACTACCCCTGTATACTCTGCTTCAACGCAACTTATCGTTAATCCAAAACAGAACGAAAATGCTCCTTTAACTTACTCAGATTTACAAATAAGCCTAAATTTGATAGAAACTTACAAAGAAGTTTTAAAAAGCCCTAGGATTTTAGAAAAAGTAGTTCAATTAACGGGATATTCAAAAGGAGTAGGCGAACTTAATAAACACGTAAAAGTAAATACGGTAAAGCAATCCCAGGTCCTTTCTGTGACTGTTGAAGATACATCGCCCGAACGGGCGGCGGTTTTGGCAAACGCAATCGCAAAGGTATTTCAGCAAGAGATTCCAAAAATACTAAGAGTTGATAACGTAGAGATTCTTGCTGAAGCGTATCCGCCTTCTTCGCCTGTACGCCCTAAAGTTTTCTTGAATACTCTCGTCGGGGGTGTGATTGGACTTTTCGCAGGAATTTTGCTTGCGTTTCTTCTCGAAGCCTTAGATACTACATTTCGCGAAGAAAAGCAAATAGAGGAGGTTTTGGGGCTTCCGGTTTTGGGAGAGGTCGGAATTGTATCCACAGCTGGGCGAAGAAAGCGACCGCGAGGTTTGGCGCCGACTGCAATGTTCCAGGAGGAGGAGAAAGCGAAACCGAAACCCGGAACTTCGACTTCCGGTTCTCCTCCTCACGAAGGGAGGGTGGAGGTGTGA
- a CDS encoding CpsD/CapB family tyrosine-protein kinase gives MGLWHTRRRKRREEPWNMLVAHHIPESEEAESFRILRTNLFFRGVGVPLRSAAIVSSLPDEGKSFVAANLAIVVAQSGKRVLLVDADLRKPSLHRYFRSRQSPGLSSLLAGMVSLPDAVVPTPVPNLFLLPSGPLPPTPAELLASESMDGVCAEVSSLFDFVLFDTPPLLLMADGVIVSSRTDGAVLVVRGKHTRKEDAKKSVKILTNSNVKILGAVFNGSVKEKNYYNDVKYYYNY, from the coding sequence ATGGGACTTTGGCACACGAGGAGAAGGAAAAGACGCGAAGAGCCGTGGAACATGCTGGTCGCGCACCACATCCCCGAGTCCGAAGAGGCGGAGTCGTTTCGCATCCTCCGCACGAACCTCTTTTTTCGCGGGGTCGGGGTGCCGCTTCGCTCCGCAGCCATTGTAAGTTCCCTGCCCGATGAAGGGAAGAGTTTTGTGGCGGCCAATTTGGCAATCGTCGTAGCGCAGTCCGGGAAGCGGGTGCTCCTCGTCGATGCAGACTTGCGCAAACCCTCACTCCATAGGTATTTTAGGAGCCGCCAGAGCCCCGGCCTTTCTTCGCTTCTTGCGGGGATGGTCTCTTTACCGGACGCAGTGGTTCCGACTCCCGTTCCCAACCTCTTCCTCCTTCCCTCGGGCCCCCTCCCTCCGACTCCTGCGGAACTTTTGGCATCGGAATCGATGGACGGCGTGTGTGCGGAAGTCTCTTCTCTTTTTGACTTTGTGCTGTTCGATACCCCCCCGCTCTTGCTCATGGCGGACGGCGTGATCGTTTCCTCGCGTACGGATGGAGCCGTCTTAGTAGTTCGCGGGAAGCACACTCGCAAAGAAGACGCGAAAAAATCTGTTAAAATTTTAACAAATTCTAATGTAAAAATATTAGGGGCTGTATTCAACGGAAGTGTCAAAGAAAAAAACTATTATAATGATGTAAAATATTATTACAATTATTGA